Proteins encoded in a region of the Triticum dicoccoides isolate Atlit2015 ecotype Zavitan chromosome 3A, WEW_v2.0, whole genome shotgun sequence genome:
- the LOC119268175 gene encoding uncharacterized protein LOC119268175 isoform X12: MAPPLFSPLASAASSPPPRRRPLPPPPPSLLRHHTVLPASVGVQLTAALAGGRWRPQLMHKLASPWRRSRAAPAPRHPLLPSSAGGLRGHHLGRCCLFHPAGGARGEQQQRGQATSGRVCGGAHIRPPEGKEQRSERRSNQRRRKTRPLSYVPATSPTASARTRCKLGVIKKRVSIAQNRKVYIREPLVSTQEFCFLRY, from the exons ATGGCGCCGCCCCTCTTCTCCCCACTCGCCTCGGCCGCGTCTTCTCCTCCCCCGCGTCgtcgccccctccctcctcctcccccctctctccttcGTCATCACACGGTTCTTCCGGCCAGTGTCGGGGTGCAGTTGACGGCGGCCTTAGCGGGTGGGCGATGGCGGCCGCAGCTGATGCACAAGCTCGCATCGCCCTGGCGCCGATCTCGCGCGGCTCCTGCGCCTCGCCACCCTCTTCTCCCCAGCTCAGCAGGAGGTTTGCGAGGCCACCACTTGGGCCGCTGCTGCCTCTTCCACCCAGCAGGAGGAGCACGAGGTGAGCAGCAACAACGGGGACAGGCGACCTCGGGGAGAGTTTGCGGAGGGGCGCATATCAGA CCGCCGGAGGGGAAAGAGCAGAGATCCGAGAGACGAAGCAACCAGAGGAGACGGAAAACACGACCCCTGTCCTATGTACCGGCCACATCCCCCACAGCTTCTGCGAGGACCAGATGCAAG CTTGGGGTTATTAAGAAGAGGGTCAGTATTGCCCAGAACCGCAAG GTTTACATAAGAGAACCCTTGGTAAGCACTCAAGAATTTTGTTTTCTGCGCT
- the LOC119268175 gene encoding uncharacterized protein LOC119268175 isoform X11 produces MAPPLFSPLASAASSPPPRRRPLPPPPPSLLRHHTVLPASVGVQLTAALAGGRWRPQLMHKLASPWRRSRAAPAPRHPLLPSSAGGLRGHHLGRCCLFHPAGGARGEQQQRGQATSGRVCGGAHIRPPEGKEQRSERRSNQRRRKTRPLSYVPATSPTASARTRCKQLGVIKKRVSIAQNRKVYIREPLVSTQEFCFLRY; encoded by the exons ATGGCGCCGCCCCTCTTCTCCCCACTCGCCTCGGCCGCGTCTTCTCCTCCCCCGCGTCgtcgccccctccctcctcctcccccctctctccttcGTCATCACACGGTTCTTCCGGCCAGTGTCGGGGTGCAGTTGACGGCGGCCTTAGCGGGTGGGCGATGGCGGCCGCAGCTGATGCACAAGCTCGCATCGCCCTGGCGCCGATCTCGCGCGGCTCCTGCGCCTCGCCACCCTCTTCTCCCCAGCTCAGCAGGAGGTTTGCGAGGCCACCACTTGGGCCGCTGCTGCCTCTTCCACCCAGCAGGAGGAGCACGAGGTGAGCAGCAACAACGGGGACAGGCGACCTCGGGGAGAGTTTGCGGAGGGGCGCATATCAGA CCGCCGGAGGGGAAAGAGCAGAGATCCGAGAGACGAAGCAACCAGAGGAGACGGAAAACACGACCCCTGTCCTATGTACCGGCCACATCCCCCACAGCTTCTGCGAGGACCAGATGCAAG CAGCTTGGGGTTATTAAGAAGAGGGTCAGTATTGCCCAGAACCGCAAG GTTTACATAAGAGAACCCTTGGTAAGCACTCAAGAATTTTGTTTTCTGCGCT
- the LOC119268175 gene encoding uncharacterized protein LOC119268175 isoform X14 gives MAPPLFSPLASAASSPPPRRRPLPPPPPSLLRHHTVLPASVGVQLTAALAGGRWRPQLMHKLASPWRRSRAAPAPRHPLLPSSAGGLRGHHLGRCCLFHPAGGARGEQQQRGQATSGRVCGGAHIRPPEGKEQRSERRSNQRRRKTRPLSYVPATSPTASARTRCKLGVIKKRVSIAQNRKVYIREPLDARSRMQGA, from the exons ATGGCGCCGCCCCTCTTCTCCCCACTCGCCTCGGCCGCGTCTTCTCCTCCCCCGCGTCgtcgccccctccctcctcctcccccctctctccttcGTCATCACACGGTTCTTCCGGCCAGTGTCGGGGTGCAGTTGACGGCGGCCTTAGCGGGTGGGCGATGGCGGCCGCAGCTGATGCACAAGCTCGCATCGCCCTGGCGCCGATCTCGCGCGGCTCCTGCGCCTCGCCACCCTCTTCTCCCCAGCTCAGCAGGAGGTTTGCGAGGCCACCACTTGGGCCGCTGCTGCCTCTTCCACCCAGCAGGAGGAGCACGAGGTGAGCAGCAACAACGGGGACAGGCGACCTCGGGGAGAGTTTGCGGAGGGGCGCATATCAGA CCGCCGGAGGGGAAAGAGCAGAGATCCGAGAGACGAAGCAACCAGAGGAGACGGAAAACACGACCCCTGTCCTATGTACCGGCCACATCCCCCACAGCTTCTGCGAGGACCAGATGCAAG CTTGGGGTTATTAAGAAGAGGGTCAGTATTGCCCAGAACCGCAAG GTTTACATAAGAGAACCCTTG
- the LOC119268175 gene encoding uncharacterized protein LOC119268175 isoform X13, with translation MAPPLFSPLASAASSPPPRRRPLPPPPPSLLRHHTVLPASVGVQLTAALAGGRWRPQLMHKLASPWRRSRAAPAPRHPLLPSSAGGLRGHHLGRCCLFHPAGGARGEQQQRGQATSGRVCGGAHIRPPEGKEQRSERRSNQRRRKTRPLSYVPATSPTASARTRCKQLGVIKKRVSIAQNRKVYIREPLDARSRMQGA, from the exons ATGGCGCCGCCCCTCTTCTCCCCACTCGCCTCGGCCGCGTCTTCTCCTCCCCCGCGTCgtcgccccctccctcctcctcccccctctctccttcGTCATCACACGGTTCTTCCGGCCAGTGTCGGGGTGCAGTTGACGGCGGCCTTAGCGGGTGGGCGATGGCGGCCGCAGCTGATGCACAAGCTCGCATCGCCCTGGCGCCGATCTCGCGCGGCTCCTGCGCCTCGCCACCCTCTTCTCCCCAGCTCAGCAGGAGGTTTGCGAGGCCACCACTTGGGCCGCTGCTGCCTCTTCCACCCAGCAGGAGGAGCACGAGGTGAGCAGCAACAACGGGGACAGGCGACCTCGGGGAGAGTTTGCGGAGGGGCGCATATCAGA CCGCCGGAGGGGAAAGAGCAGAGATCCGAGAGACGAAGCAACCAGAGGAGACGGAAAACACGACCCCTGTCCTATGTACCGGCCACATCCCCCACAGCTTCTGCGAGGACCAGATGCAAG CAGCTTGGGGTTATTAAGAAGAGGGTCAGTATTGCCCAGAACCGCAAG GTTTACATAAGAGAACCCTTG
- the LOC119268175 gene encoding uncharacterized protein LOC119268175 isoform X5, whose product MAPPLFSPLASAASSPPPRRRPLPPPPPSLLRHHTVLPASVGVQLTAALAGGRWRPQLMHKLASPWRRSRAAPAPRHPLLPSSAGGLRGHHLGRCCLFHPAGGARGEQQQRGQATSGRVCGGAHIRSFLNPMVSIEPQRGSELEMRWGQKVLLGWFQDREGKDFLLSAGGERAEIRETKQPEETENTTPVLCTGHIPHSFCEDQMQVSFSSLGLLRRGSVLPRTARFT is encoded by the exons ATGGCGCCGCCCCTCTTCTCCCCACTCGCCTCGGCCGCGTCTTCTCCTCCCCCGCGTCgtcgccccctccctcctcctcccccctctctccttcGTCATCACACGGTTCTTCCGGCCAGTGTCGGGGTGCAGTTGACGGCGGCCTTAGCGGGTGGGCGATGGCGGCCGCAGCTGATGCACAAGCTCGCATCGCCCTGGCGCCGATCTCGCGCGGCTCCTGCGCCTCGCCACCCTCTTCTCCCCAGCTCAGCAGGAGGTTTGCGAGGCCACCACTTGGGCCGCTGCTGCCTCTTCCACCCAGCAGGAGGAGCACGAGGTGAGCAGCAACAACGGGGACAGGCGACCTCGGGGAGAGTTTGCGGAGGGGCGCATATCAGA TCCTTTCTGAATCCGATGGTGTCAATCGAGCCACAAAGGGGAAGTGAGTTGGAGATGAGATGGGGACAGAAGGTCCTGCTCGGCTGGTTCCAAGACCGTGAGGGAAAGGACTTCCTGTTGT CCGCCGGAGGGGAAAGAGCAGAGATCCGAGAGACGAAGCAACCAGAGGAGACGGAAAACACGACCCCTGTCCTATGTACCGGCCACATCCCCCACAGCTTCTGCGAGGACCAGATGCAAG TTTCTTTTAGCAGCTTGGGGTTATTAAGAAGAGGGTCAGTATTGCCCAGAACCGCAAG GTTTACATAA
- the LOC119268175 gene encoding uncharacterized protein LOC119268175 isoform X3: MAPPLFSPLASAASSPPPRRRPLPPPPPSLLRHHTVLPASVGVQLTAALAGGRWRPQLMHKLASPWRRSRAAPAPRHPLLPSSAGGLRGHHLGRCCLFHPAGGARGEQQQRGQATSGRVCGGAHIRSFLNPMVSIEPQRGSELEMRWGQKVLLGWFQDREGKDFLLSAGGERAEIRETKQPEETENTTPVLCTGHIPHSFCEDQMQVSFSSLGLLRRGSVLPRTARKNGRTMDQPFSWDIRSFML, translated from the exons ATGGCGCCGCCCCTCTTCTCCCCACTCGCCTCGGCCGCGTCTTCTCCTCCCCCGCGTCgtcgccccctccctcctcctcccccctctctccttcGTCATCACACGGTTCTTCCGGCCAGTGTCGGGGTGCAGTTGACGGCGGCCTTAGCGGGTGGGCGATGGCGGCCGCAGCTGATGCACAAGCTCGCATCGCCCTGGCGCCGATCTCGCGCGGCTCCTGCGCCTCGCCACCCTCTTCTCCCCAGCTCAGCAGGAGGTTTGCGAGGCCACCACTTGGGCCGCTGCTGCCTCTTCCACCCAGCAGGAGGAGCACGAGGTGAGCAGCAACAACGGGGACAGGCGACCTCGGGGAGAGTTTGCGGAGGGGCGCATATCAGA TCCTTTCTGAATCCGATGGTGTCAATCGAGCCACAAAGGGGAAGTGAGTTGGAGATGAGATGGGGACAGAAGGTCCTGCTCGGCTGGTTCCAAGACCGTGAGGGAAAGGACTTCCTGTTGT CCGCCGGAGGGGAAAGAGCAGAGATCCGAGAGACGAAGCAACCAGAGGAGACGGAAAACACGACCCCTGTCCTATGTACCGGCCACATCCCCCACAGCTTCTGCGAGGACCAGATGCAAG TTTCTTTTAGCAGCTTGGGGTTATTAAGAAGAGGGTCAGTATTGCCCAGAACCGCAAG AAAAAATGGAAGAACTATGGATCAACCATTTTCATGGGATATTAGAAGTTTtatgttgtga
- the LOC119268175 gene encoding uncharacterized protein LOC119268175 isoform X15, with protein MAPPLFSPLASAASSPPPRRRPLPPPPPSLLRHHTVLPASVGVQLTAALAGGRWRPQLMHKLASPWRRSRAAPAPRHPLLPSSAGGLRGHHLGRCCLFHPAGGARGEQQQRGQATSGRVCGGAHIRPPEGKEQRSERRSNQRRRKTRPLSYVPATSPTASARTRCKQLGVIKKRVSIAQNRKKKWKNYGSTIFMGY; from the exons ATGGCGCCGCCCCTCTTCTCCCCACTCGCCTCGGCCGCGTCTTCTCCTCCCCCGCGTCgtcgccccctccctcctcctcccccctctctccttcGTCATCACACGGTTCTTCCGGCCAGTGTCGGGGTGCAGTTGACGGCGGCCTTAGCGGGTGGGCGATGGCGGCCGCAGCTGATGCACAAGCTCGCATCGCCCTGGCGCCGATCTCGCGCGGCTCCTGCGCCTCGCCACCCTCTTCTCCCCAGCTCAGCAGGAGGTTTGCGAGGCCACCACTTGGGCCGCTGCTGCCTCTTCCACCCAGCAGGAGGAGCACGAGGTGAGCAGCAACAACGGGGACAGGCGACCTCGGGGAGAGTTTGCGGAGGGGCGCATATCAGA CCGCCGGAGGGGAAAGAGCAGAGATCCGAGAGACGAAGCAACCAGAGGAGACGGAAAACACGACCCCTGTCCTATGTACCGGCCACATCCCCCACAGCTTCTGCGAGGACCAGATGCAAG CAGCTTGGGGTTATTAAGAAGAGGGTCAGTATTGCCCAGAACCGCAAG AAAAAATGGAAGAACTATGGATCAACCATTTTCATGGGATATTAG
- the LOC119268175 gene encoding uncharacterized protein LOC119268175 isoform X8 yields MAPPLFSPLASAASSPPPRRRPLPPPPPSLLRHHTVLPASVGVQLTAALAGGRWRPQLMHKLASPWRRSRAAPAPRHPLLPSSAGGLRGHHLGRCCLFHPAGGARGEQQQRGQATSGRVCGGAHIRPPEGKEQRSERRSNQRRRKTRPLSYVPATSPTASARTRCKQLGVIKKRVSIAQNRKPFHSRHHFPFVWDPILKMLGSVCLAFY; encoded by the exons ATGGCGCCGCCCCTCTTCTCCCCACTCGCCTCGGCCGCGTCTTCTCCTCCCCCGCGTCgtcgccccctccctcctcctcccccctctctccttcGTCATCACACGGTTCTTCCGGCCAGTGTCGGGGTGCAGTTGACGGCGGCCTTAGCGGGTGGGCGATGGCGGCCGCAGCTGATGCACAAGCTCGCATCGCCCTGGCGCCGATCTCGCGCGGCTCCTGCGCCTCGCCACCCTCTTCTCCCCAGCTCAGCAGGAGGTTTGCGAGGCCACCACTTGGGCCGCTGCTGCCTCTTCCACCCAGCAGGAGGAGCACGAGGTGAGCAGCAACAACGGGGACAGGCGACCTCGGGGAGAGTTTGCGGAGGGGCGCATATCAGA CCGCCGGAGGGGAAAGAGCAGAGATCCGAGAGACGAAGCAACCAGAGGAGACGGAAAACACGACCCCTGTCCTATGTACCGGCCACATCCCCCACAGCTTCTGCGAGGACCAGATGCAAG CAGCTTGGGGTTATTAAGAAGAGGGTCAGTATTGCCCAGAACCGCAAG CCTTTTCATTCTAGGCATCATTTCCCATTTGTTTGGGATCCAATTCTAAAAATGCTTGGTAGCGTCTGTTTGGCCTTCTATTAA
- the LOC119268175 gene encoding uncharacterized protein LOC119268175 isoform X9, producing the protein MAPPLFSPLASAASSPPPRRRPLPPPPPSLLRHHTVLPASVGVQLTAALAGGRWRPQLMHKLASPWRRSRAAPAPRHPLLPSSAGGLRGHHLGRCCLFHPAGGARGEQQQRGQATSGRVCGGAHIRPPEGKEQRSERRSNQRRRKTRPLSYVPATSPTASARTRCKLGVIKKRVSIAQNRKPFHSRHHFPFVWDPILKMLGSVCLAFY; encoded by the exons ATGGCGCCGCCCCTCTTCTCCCCACTCGCCTCGGCCGCGTCTTCTCCTCCCCCGCGTCgtcgccccctccctcctcctcccccctctctccttcGTCATCACACGGTTCTTCCGGCCAGTGTCGGGGTGCAGTTGACGGCGGCCTTAGCGGGTGGGCGATGGCGGCCGCAGCTGATGCACAAGCTCGCATCGCCCTGGCGCCGATCTCGCGCGGCTCCTGCGCCTCGCCACCCTCTTCTCCCCAGCTCAGCAGGAGGTTTGCGAGGCCACCACTTGGGCCGCTGCTGCCTCTTCCACCCAGCAGGAGGAGCACGAGGTGAGCAGCAACAACGGGGACAGGCGACCTCGGGGAGAGTTTGCGGAGGGGCGCATATCAGA CCGCCGGAGGGGAAAGAGCAGAGATCCGAGAGACGAAGCAACCAGAGGAGACGGAAAACACGACCCCTGTCCTATGTACCGGCCACATCCCCCACAGCTTCTGCGAGGACCAGATGCAAG CTTGGGGTTATTAAGAAGAGGGTCAGTATTGCCCAGAACCGCAAG CCTTTTCATTCTAGGCATCATTTCCCATTTGTTTGGGATCCAATTCTAAAAATGCTTGGTAGCGTCTGTTTGGCCTTCTATTAA
- the LOC119268175 gene encoding uncharacterized protein LOC119268175 isoform X4, with protein sequence MAPPLFSPLASAASSPPPRRRPLPPPPPSLLRHHTVLPASVGVQLTAALAGGRWRPQLMHKLASPWRRSRAAPAPRHPLLPSSAGGLRGHHLGRCCLFHPAGGARGEQQQRGQATSGRVCGGAHIRSFLNPMVSIEPQRGSELEMRWGQKVLLGWFQDREGKDFLLSAGGERAEIRETKQPEETENTTPVLCTGHIPHSFCEDQMQVSFSSLGLLRRGSVLPRTASLFILGIISHLFGIQF encoded by the exons ATGGCGCCGCCCCTCTTCTCCCCACTCGCCTCGGCCGCGTCTTCTCCTCCCCCGCGTCgtcgccccctccctcctcctcccccctctctccttcGTCATCACACGGTTCTTCCGGCCAGTGTCGGGGTGCAGTTGACGGCGGCCTTAGCGGGTGGGCGATGGCGGCCGCAGCTGATGCACAAGCTCGCATCGCCCTGGCGCCGATCTCGCGCGGCTCCTGCGCCTCGCCACCCTCTTCTCCCCAGCTCAGCAGGAGGTTTGCGAGGCCACCACTTGGGCCGCTGCTGCCTCTTCCACCCAGCAGGAGGAGCACGAGGTGAGCAGCAACAACGGGGACAGGCGACCTCGGGGAGAGTTTGCGGAGGGGCGCATATCAGA TCCTTTCTGAATCCGATGGTGTCAATCGAGCCACAAAGGGGAAGTGAGTTGGAGATGAGATGGGGACAGAAGGTCCTGCTCGGCTGGTTCCAAGACCGTGAGGGAAAGGACTTCCTGTTGT CCGCCGGAGGGGAAAGAGCAGAGATCCGAGAGACGAAGCAACCAGAGGAGACGGAAAACACGACCCCTGTCCTATGTACCGGCCACATCCCCCACAGCTTCTGCGAGGACCAGATGCAAG TTTCTTTTAGCAGCTTGGGGTTATTAAGAAGAGGGTCAGTATTGCCCAGAACCGCAAG CCTTTTCATTCTAGGCATCATTTCCCATTTGTTTGGGATCCAATTCTAA
- the LOC119268175 gene encoding uncharacterized protein LOC119268175 isoform X2, with protein sequence MAPPLFSPLASAASSPPPRRRPLPPPPPSLLRHHTVLPASVGVQLTAALAGGRWRPQLMHKLASPWRRSRAAPAPRHPLLPSSAGGLRGHHLGRCCLFHPAGGARGEQQQRGQATSGRVCGGAHIRSFLNPMVSIEPQRGSELEMRWGQKVLLGWFQDREGKDFLLSAGGERAEIRETKQPEETENTTPVLCTGHIPHSFCEDQMQVSFSSLGLLRRGSVLPRTARTYSTEQSRGKKYASSVMTN encoded by the exons ATGGCGCCGCCCCTCTTCTCCCCACTCGCCTCGGCCGCGTCTTCTCCTCCCCCGCGTCgtcgccccctccctcctcctcccccctctctccttcGTCATCACACGGTTCTTCCGGCCAGTGTCGGGGTGCAGTTGACGGCGGCCTTAGCGGGTGGGCGATGGCGGCCGCAGCTGATGCACAAGCTCGCATCGCCCTGGCGCCGATCTCGCGCGGCTCCTGCGCCTCGCCACCCTCTTCTCCCCAGCTCAGCAGGAGGTTTGCGAGGCCACCACTTGGGCCGCTGCTGCCTCTTCCACCCAGCAGGAGGAGCACGAGGTGAGCAGCAACAACGGGGACAGGCGACCTCGGGGAGAGTTTGCGGAGGGGCGCATATCAGA TCCTTTCTGAATCCGATGGTGTCAATCGAGCCACAAAGGGGAAGTGAGTTGGAGATGAGATGGGGACAGAAGGTCCTGCTCGGCTGGTTCCAAGACCGTGAGGGAAAGGACTTCCTGTTGT CCGCCGGAGGGGAAAGAGCAGAGATCCGAGAGACGAAGCAACCAGAGGAGACGGAAAACACGACCCCTGTCCTATGTACCGGCCACATCCCCCACAGCTTCTGCGAGGACCAGATGCAAG TTTCTTTTAGCAGCTTGGGGTTATTAAGAAGAGGGTCAGTATTGCCCAGAACCGCAAG AACCTACTCGACAGAACAAAGTCGAGGGAAGAAGTATGCGAGCTCCGTGATGACTAACTGA
- the LOC119268175 gene encoding uncharacterized protein LOC119268175 isoform X10, whose amino-acid sequence MAPPLFSPLASAASSPPPRRRPLPPPPPSLLRHHTVLPASVGVQLTAALAGGRWRPQLMHKLASPWRRSRAAPAPRHPLLPSSAGGLRGHHLGRCCLFHPAGGARGEQQQRGQATSGRVCGGAHIRPPEGKEQRSERRSNQRRRKTRPLSYVPATSPTASARTRCKQLGVIKKRVSIAQNRKNLLDRTKSREEVCELRDD is encoded by the exons ATGGCGCCGCCCCTCTTCTCCCCACTCGCCTCGGCCGCGTCTTCTCCTCCCCCGCGTCgtcgccccctccctcctcctcccccctctctccttcGTCATCACACGGTTCTTCCGGCCAGTGTCGGGGTGCAGTTGACGGCGGCCTTAGCGGGTGGGCGATGGCGGCCGCAGCTGATGCACAAGCTCGCATCGCCCTGGCGCCGATCTCGCGCGGCTCCTGCGCCTCGCCACCCTCTTCTCCCCAGCTCAGCAGGAGGTTTGCGAGGCCACCACTTGGGCCGCTGCTGCCTCTTCCACCCAGCAGGAGGAGCACGAGGTGAGCAGCAACAACGGGGACAGGCGACCTCGGGGAGAGTTTGCGGAGGGGCGCATATCAGA CCGCCGGAGGGGAAAGAGCAGAGATCCGAGAGACGAAGCAACCAGAGGAGACGGAAAACACGACCCCTGTCCTATGTACCGGCCACATCCCCCACAGCTTCTGCGAGGACCAGATGCAAG CAGCTTGGGGTTATTAAGAAGAGGGTCAGTATTGCCCAGAACCGCAAG AACCTACTCGACAGAACAAAGTCGAGGGAAGAAGTATGCGAGCTCCGTGATGACTAA
- the LOC119268175 gene encoding uncharacterized protein LOC119268175 isoform X17 translates to MAPPLFSPLASAASSPPPRRRPLPPPPPSLLRHHTVLPASVGVQLTAALAGGRWRPQLMHKLASPWRRSRAAPAPRHPLLPSSAGGLRGHHLGRCCLFHPAGGARGEQQQRGQATSGRVCGGAHIRPPEGKEQRSERRSNQRRRKTRPLSYVPATSPTASARTRCKLGVIKKRVSIAQNRKDARSRMQGA, encoded by the exons ATGGCGCCGCCCCTCTTCTCCCCACTCGCCTCGGCCGCGTCTTCTCCTCCCCCGCGTCgtcgccccctccctcctcctcccccctctctccttcGTCATCACACGGTTCTTCCGGCCAGTGTCGGGGTGCAGTTGACGGCGGCCTTAGCGGGTGGGCGATGGCGGCCGCAGCTGATGCACAAGCTCGCATCGCCCTGGCGCCGATCTCGCGCGGCTCCTGCGCCTCGCCACCCTCTTCTCCCCAGCTCAGCAGGAGGTTTGCGAGGCCACCACTTGGGCCGCTGCTGCCTCTTCCACCCAGCAGGAGGAGCACGAGGTGAGCAGCAACAACGGGGACAGGCGACCTCGGGGAGAGTTTGCGGAGGGGCGCATATCAGA CCGCCGGAGGGGAAAGAGCAGAGATCCGAGAGACGAAGCAACCAGAGGAGACGGAAAACACGACCCCTGTCCTATGTACCGGCCACATCCCCCACAGCTTCTGCGAGGACCAGATGCAAG CTTGGGGTTATTAAGAAGAGGGTCAGTATTGCCCAGAACCGCAAG
- the LOC119268175 gene encoding uncharacterized protein LOC119268175 isoform X16, with the protein MAPPLFSPLASAASSPPPRRRPLPPPPPSLLRHHTVLPASVGVQLTAALAGGRWRPQLMHKLASPWRRSRAAPAPRHPLLPSSAGGLRGHHLGRCCLFHPAGGARGEQQQRGQATSGRVCGGAHIRPPEGKEQRSERRSNQRRRKTRPLSYVPATSPTASARTRCKQLGVIKKRVSIAQNRKDARSRMQGA; encoded by the exons ATGGCGCCGCCCCTCTTCTCCCCACTCGCCTCGGCCGCGTCTTCTCCTCCCCCGCGTCgtcgccccctccctcctcctcccccctctctccttcGTCATCACACGGTTCTTCCGGCCAGTGTCGGGGTGCAGTTGACGGCGGCCTTAGCGGGTGGGCGATGGCGGCCGCAGCTGATGCACAAGCTCGCATCGCCCTGGCGCCGATCTCGCGCGGCTCCTGCGCCTCGCCACCCTCTTCTCCCCAGCTCAGCAGGAGGTTTGCGAGGCCACCACTTGGGCCGCTGCTGCCTCTTCCACCCAGCAGGAGGAGCACGAGGTGAGCAGCAACAACGGGGACAGGCGACCTCGGGGAGAGTTTGCGGAGGGGCGCATATCAGA CCGCCGGAGGGGAAAGAGCAGAGATCCGAGAGACGAAGCAACCAGAGGAGACGGAAAACACGACCCCTGTCCTATGTACCGGCCACATCCCCCACAGCTTCTGCGAGGACCAGATGCAAG CAGCTTGGGGTTATTAAGAAGAGGGTCAGTATTGCCCAGAACCGCAAG
- the LOC119268175 gene encoding uncharacterized protein LOC119268175 isoform X1 yields the protein MAPPLFSPLASAASSPPPRRRPLPPPPPSLLRHHTVLPASVGVQLTAALAGGRWRPQLMHKLASPWRRSRAAPAPRHPLLPSSAGGLRGHHLGRCCLFHPAGGARGEQQQRGQATSGRVCGGAHIRSFLNPMVSIEPQRGSELEMRWGQKVLLGWFQDREGKDFLLSAGGERAEIRETKQPEETENTTPVLCTGHIPHSFCEDQMQVSFSSLGLLRRGSVLPRTARMLGQGCRVREHYERFYVSREQGL from the exons ATGGCGCCGCCCCTCTTCTCCCCACTCGCCTCGGCCGCGTCTTCTCCTCCCCCGCGTCgtcgccccctccctcctcctcccccctctctccttcGTCATCACACGGTTCTTCCGGCCAGTGTCGGGGTGCAGTTGACGGCGGCCTTAGCGGGTGGGCGATGGCGGCCGCAGCTGATGCACAAGCTCGCATCGCCCTGGCGCCGATCTCGCGCGGCTCCTGCGCCTCGCCACCCTCTTCTCCCCAGCTCAGCAGGAGGTTTGCGAGGCCACCACTTGGGCCGCTGCTGCCTCTTCCACCCAGCAGGAGGAGCACGAGGTGAGCAGCAACAACGGGGACAGGCGACCTCGGGGAGAGTTTGCGGAGGGGCGCATATCAGA TCCTTTCTGAATCCGATGGTGTCAATCGAGCCACAAAGGGGAAGTGAGTTGGAGATGAGATGGGGACAGAAGGTCCTGCTCGGCTGGTTCCAAGACCGTGAGGGAAAGGACTTCCTGTTGT CCGCCGGAGGGGAAAGAGCAGAGATCCGAGAGACGAAGCAACCAGAGGAGACGGAAAACACGACCCCTGTCCTATGTACCGGCCACATCCCCCACAGCTTCTGCGAGGACCAGATGCAAG TTTCTTTTAGCAGCTTGGGGTTATTAAGAAGAGGGTCAGTATTGCCCAGAACCGCAAG